TCTGTTCTATCTGTTCCCGTATTGAGAGAGATATTCATCCAGATGTGATGATAATCCGACCTATGGGCAAAACAAGACTTATCGGTGTAGATACAATAGAAGAAATTAATAAAACAGCACAATACAGACCCTATGAGAGCAACCGACGATTTATTATATTTGAAGATGCTGAAAGAATAGGTGTACCGGCTCAAAATCATTTTTTAAAGACGCTCGAAGAGCCTGTTTCCGAGACCACTTTCATTCTACTTAGTTCTAATCCAGGTTTAATACTACCGACTATCCGCTCTCGTTGTCAGCCCATACGGTTTCAACGGCTACGATTGGAAACTGTTACAAAAATTATCCATCAAATCAAAGAAATTCCAGAAGAAACCGCTTCTCTTGTTGCTATGCTATCACAGGGACAAATATCCAAAAGTATAGAAATACTGGATTCCGATAAAAGAACATTGATTATGGAATTATTCCGACAATTGGCACAAGGTCGAGACCCTTTACTACTTACTGCAGAATTTGAACAATTTCTTACAGCGGTTCGTAAAAAGATTGAAAAGGAAGTAAACAAGTTGGAAAATATAGGTAAGAAAGAATTAACTCCTGCGGAACAAAATGCAATGCAGCAGTTAATAAATGCTGAAATAGAGGCACAGGTTGCTAATGAATTGGAATCCTGTTTGTATCTGATAACCTGTTTCTTGCGGGATGTGCTGGTTTACTTTAACACACAGAATTCTGGTATGCTATACTTCCCAGAAATGATTTCTGAATTTCCTTCATGGAATTATCAACAAGCAGAGGCAGGACTAAACTTCGTGGAAAAAGTTCGTTCTTATTTATTACGGAATATAAGTCGTGAGAAAGTTATCCGAGATTTGTTTTTTGCTTTATCACCTAAAATATAAAGAGGTAGTTCTATATGCAAAATATAGCCAGAATACGCATGAGAAAACCAAGACGAGTATTACAGGCTCTTTGCTCTGACCAGATTATTATCAAAAGAGATGACCCCTGTATCGTGCAAACTGACCGTGGTCAGGAATGGGGTATCTGTGTGTTACCACCGGAACCCTGCTCGTCAGAAATAGAACGCCATAGTGCTTTTAAGGTGATTCGTCGAGCCCATAATAATGACCATAAAACTTTAAAGGATATTGAGCAAGAAGAGAAAAAAGCGTTGGTAACCTGTCAAAAATATGTTACCAAGCACAATTTGCCCATGCGTTTGGTTGAATCGGAATATACTTTTGATAGGCATCGCCTTACTTTTTATTTTACGGCAGACCGTAGAGTTGACTTTCGTGAACTGGTAAAAGATTTAGCACAGGAATTTCACACTCGAATAGAATTGCGACATATACAAATTCGGGACCAATCCAAATTAATCGGAGGGATTGGAAATTGCGGATTACATCTTTGCTGTGCACGCTGGATTGAGCAATTTATGCCTATTTCTATGCGAATGGCAAAGAGACAGAATTTATCCTTAAATCCATCAAAAATCAGCGGGCAATGCGGTCGACTCCTATGTTGCCTATCTTATGAGAATGAAATGTATCCTCCTTTGAAATACTACCAGGATGATGAGGAAGGTATAGAGGAAGAATTAGACCAGGAAGAAATAAAATTGTTAAAACAACTTGAGGACGAACCCTTCGACTCCAATAATAAAAACACAAAATAGATATTTTTTTACTTCTCATGCCAAATAAGGAAGACATACAAATAAAACCTATAGATAGCCATTGTCATTTGTTTGATGAAAAGTTTAAAGAGGATAGAATCGAACTAATAAATACCTCTTTTCAAAAATTAGACGGACTGGTCATTATTATTGAGGAACCTTTTAATATTTCTCCATTGTCTTTGATAAAACATCCTAAAATAAGATATGCAGTGGGCTACCATCCCTATTATTCAGAGAAAGTTGTTGCGGGAAATTGGGATACATTAAGTTTATTCCTGAACACTGGATATGTAAGTGCTATCGGCGAAATTGGTCTGGATTATTATCATTGTAAAGTGACGAAGGATATTCAAAGGAAAGTGTTCATACAACAAATTGAATTTGCACAACAACATAACCTTCCAATAGTAATACACTGCCGAAATGCAGAAAAAGATACTTATGAAATCCTTCGTGATTATCATAAAAATGTTCCATCCGTGGTATTGCATTGCTATGGAGGAGATATAGATATGGTGGAACAATTTCTGGGAATGAATTGTTACATATCCTTTGCAGGAAATATAACATATCCCAAAGCCATTGAATTACAGAAAAGTGCAGAACGAGTTCCATTAGATTATTTGCTTATTGAAACAGATGCACCTTATCTGGCACCGCAACCTGTTCGTGGAAAAAGATGTGTTCCAGAATATGTGCTTTATACAGCAGAAAAAATTGCAGAAATCAAAAAAATGGATGTAAATGATATAATCCATTTCACAAACCAAAACACGAAGAAAATATTTTCACTAATATAATTGTTTTCGTTTACACAGATAATTGAAATAATATCTGCGAATACTTTGTTCAAAAAGAAAAAAAGAGAAAACGCTATGGAATGCAAAAATTCAGTTTTACGCTGGGGTATTGCCTCTCTTTACGATATACTGCAACGATTTTACAGTTCAATTCCCTATAATTATTTTAAAAGCGGTTATTCTTTTCCGGCGTGGCATTACTATATAGAACTAACAAGACGGTGTAATCTTCGTTGTAAAATGTGCCAGTATATTGACTGGCTGGAGAATGTTCCTATTAAACAACAAATGGAAGGGGAACTATCTACGGATGAATGGAAAAATGTAATTTCACAGATACATTCCTGGAGTTTGATTACATTTACCGGGGGAGAGCCTTTTGTTCGCAAGGACTTTATGGAATTGTTCTCTTATGCGAGTAGAAGAGCAAGAACGCATTTTATTTCGAATGGGACAATGATTACAGAGGATAGGGCAGAAGAACTGGTCAAATTAGCCCCAAAGAGGTTAGGAGGTAAAGGACTTAATTTTGCAGGAACTTCTATCGAAGCCCCTGGTGAGAAACATGATAATATCCGCAAGATGAAAGGGGCTTTTGAACGAACTACCACAGGAATTAGGTTTCTACGGGAATATCGAGATAAAGCGAAAAAACAGTGTCCATTGATACATATAACTACGGTTATACAACAGGACAATGTGGAAATATTACCTCAAATGCCTGCTTTAATAAAAGAATTGGGAGCCGATGTCCTGAATTTGGTAACAGAAAGCCGTTCCCTCGACCTGCCCGGTTTGGGGGATGTAGACCCTTCTGTATATAAG
This is a stretch of genomic DNA from Candidatus Hydrogenedens sp.. It encodes these proteins:
- the holB gene encoding DNA polymerase III subunit delta'; this encodes MSEIVSNYTDTLPPVFQRIQDQHTAVRVLINSMKNNRISHAYLFWGPDGVGKKFTAKSFAQSVLCQNTETKGCGVCSICSRIERDIHPDVMIIRPMGKTRLIGVDTIEEINKTAQYRPYESNRRFIIFEDAERIGVPAQNHFLKTLEEPVSETTFILLSSNPGLILPTIRSRCQPIRFQRLRLETVTKIIHQIKEIPEETASLVAMLSQGQISKSIEILDSDKRTLIMELFRQLAQGRDPLLLTAEFEQFLTAVRKKIEKEVNKLENIGKKELTPAEQNAMQQLINAEIEAQVANELESCLYLITCFLRDVLVYFNTQNSGMLYFPEMISEFPSWNYQQAEAGLNFVEKVRSYLLRNISREKVIRDLFFALSPKI
- the ricT gene encoding regulatory iron-sulfur-containing complex subunit RicT, with amino-acid sequence MQNIARIRMRKPRRVLQALCSDQIIIKRDDPCIVQTDRGQEWGICVLPPEPCSSEIERHSAFKVIRRAHNNDHKTLKDIEQEEKKALVTCQKYVTKHNLPMRLVESEYTFDRHRLTFYFTADRRVDFRELVKDLAQEFHTRIELRHIQIRDQSKLIGGIGNCGLHLCCARWIEQFMPISMRMAKRQNLSLNPSKISGQCGRLLCCLSYENEMYPPLKYYQDDEEGIEEELDQEEIKLLKQLEDEPFDSNNKNTK
- a CDS encoding TatD family hydrolase codes for the protein MPNKEDIQIKPIDSHCHLFDEKFKEDRIELINTSFQKLDGLVIIIEEPFNISPLSLIKHPKIRYAVGYHPYYSEKVVAGNWDTLSLFLNTGYVSAIGEIGLDYYHCKVTKDIQRKVFIQQIEFAQQHNLPIVIHCRNAEKDTYEILRDYHKNVPSVVLHCYGGDIDMVEQFLGMNCYISFAGNITYPKAIELQKSAERVPLDYLLIETDAPYLAPQPVRGKRCVPEYVLYTAEKIAEIKKMDVNDIIHFTNQNTKKIFSLI
- a CDS encoding radical SAM protein, whose amino-acid sequence is MECKNSVLRWGIASLYDILQRFYSSIPYNYFKSGYSFPAWHYYIELTRRCNLRCKMCQYIDWLENVPIKQQMEGELSTDEWKNVISQIHSWSLITFTGGEPFVRKDFMELFSYASRRARTHFISNGTMITEDRAEELVKLAPKRLGGKGLNFAGTSIEAPGEKHDNIRKMKGAFERTTTGIRFLREYRDKAKKQCPLIHITTVIQQDNVEILPQMPALIKELGADVLNLVTESRSLDLPGLGDVDPSVYKAEHIQYPKIDRDKLTKSLTETLAEATKLGIQLRLPRMPISSIIDYYTTGIDLNDFECRNAWNTLFIGRTGDVYPCWIRKIGNIKNASLKELWNNPIMRQFRQACKNHLWATCPGCCFIEHKTNKKPINPLASF